One region of Parambassis ranga chromosome 21, fParRan2.1, whole genome shotgun sequence genomic DNA includes:
- the LOC114426775 gene encoding interleukin-1 receptor-like 1 isoform X1 yields the protein MDASWLFFAVLVIASSQCYSEINDTKCVNSTREHFRLIEGEAFYFWPYSISDPHLPDKVFTWYKTSPQVEPISSDEQARVHYHGGTLLFLNLTLADSGEYSVREMNPGEKTCSNHPVSIIVFDVSHRRSLNLTYGKVKNTDKKKKVLCPDPVKDTCQTFTGTFTWYKDLQFLPGEHDVELWIDMATKKDEGIYTCMCTWTHNNREYNSSGSRELIVPEEVIHKDIQILTPTDKEQFADEGSSIKLNCSIFCGINAKSKCDASWLMNGKPVSQSKGYSQSTNMVIESPSKNTISTAILTIDKVSVEDFQAEFKCVGDGFFTQKITTLTLKQRESIIPLVIGGVCVLVLCALTVVLVKWFAIDLALFFRPYCQPSSPNKDSRVYDAYVVYQTHDMDKATEDMLSEFVTKALPCVLEDKAGYRLFLHGRDAIPGEDRLELVEEYIKKSRRLIVILTPGSESEIATTQTSAMEEFDWQVGLHHALVQRDMCVILIQLGETGPQGYTHLPPGLQHLIRKSPPLKWPKGSPDALSWKSRFWKRVRYLMPATPARKYAQSSVV from the exons ATGGATGCTTCCTGGCTTTTCTTTGCTGTTCTGGTGATTGCATCATCTCAATGTTATTCAG AGATAAATGACACTAAATGTGTGAACTCTACCAGGGAGCATTTCAGGCTTATTGAAGGTGAAGCCTTTTATTTTTGGCCTTACAGTATATCAGACCCTCATCTTCCTGACAAAGTGTTCACATGGTACAAAACAAGTCCCCAGGTTGAGCCCATCTCCTCCGATGAGCAAGCCAGAGTACATTACCATGGGGGGACCCTCTTATTTCTAAACCTCACCCTTGCTGATTCTGGCGAATACAGCGTTCG GGAAATGAACCCAGGAGAGAAGACCTGTTCTAATCATCCTGTAAGCATCATAGTCTTTGACGTGAGCCATCGAAGAAGCTTGAACCTCACTTATGGAAAggttaaaaacacagacaagaaaaaaaaagtcctttgTCCAGATCCTGTCAAGGACACATGCCAAACATTCACTGGAACCTTCACCTGGTATAAG GACCTCCAGTTCTTACCAGGAGAGCATGATGTGGAGCTGTGGATTGATATGGCCACTAAAAAAGATGAAGGCATCTACACCTGCATGTGTACCTGGACACACAATAACAGAGAGTACAACTCGTCAGGCTCCAGGGAGCTCATAgttccag AAGAGGTAATCCACAAAGATATACAAATCCTCACTCCCACCGATAAGGAGCAGTTTGCAGATGAAG gATCTAGTATTAAGCTCAATTGCTCAATTTTCTGTGGAATTAATGCGAAAAGTAAGTGCGATGCCAGCTGGCTTATGAACGGAAAGCCGGTCAGCCAGAGCAAAGGCTACAGTCAAAGCACCAATAT GGTGATCGAAAGCCCTTCAAAGAACACCATCTCCACCGCCATCCTGACCATCGATAAAGTGTCCGTTGAAGACTTCCAGGCAGAGTTTAAATGTGTCGGTGATGGCTTCTTCACACAAAAAATTACAACTTTGACTCTGAAGCAGAGAG AATCAATAATCCCATTGGTCATTGGAGGAGTATGTGTGTTGGTTTTGTGCGCACTCACCGTTGTGCTGGTCAAGTGGTTTGCTATCGACCTGGCTCTTTTCTTCAGACCATACTGCCAGCCAAGCAGCCCCAATAAAG ATTCAAGAGTGTATGACGCCTATGTGGTCTACCAAACGCATGACATGGACAAAGCCACTGAGGACATGCTGTCTGAATTCGTCACAAAGGCTTTGCCCTGTGTCCTCGAGGATAAGGCCGGATATAGACTCTTCCTGCATGGGAGGGATGCCATACCAGGAGAAG ATCGTctggagctggtggaggaaTACATCAAAAAGAGCAGGAGGCTGATCGTCATTCTCACCCCTGGTTCAGAGTCAGAGATCGCCACCACACAAACCTCAGCAATGGAAGAGTTTGACTGGCAG GTGGGGCTCCATCATGCACTGGTCCAGAGGGACATGTGTGTGATATTGATCCAGCTGGGAGAGACTGGACCGCAGGGATACACACATCTTCCCCCGGGTTTGCAGCACCTGATTCGTAAGAGCCCCCCGCTTAAGTGGCCGAAGGGATCACCGGACGCTTTGTCTTGGAAGTCACGCTTCTGGAAGAGAGTGCGGTACCTGATGCCAGCTACACCTGCCAGGAAATATGCACAGTCTTCTGTTGTATGA
- the LOC114426775 gene encoding interleukin-1 receptor-like 1 isoform X2: MNPGEKTCSNHPVSIIVFDVSHRRSLNLTYGKVKNTDKKKKVLCPDPVKDTCQTFTGTFTWYKDLQFLPGEHDVELWIDMATKKDEGIYTCMCTWTHNNREYNSSGSRELIVPEEVIHKDIQILTPTDKEQFADEGSSIKLNCSIFCGINAKSKCDASWLMNGKPVSQSKGYSQSTNMVIESPSKNTISTAILTIDKVSVEDFQAEFKCVGDGFFTQKITTLTLKQRESIIPLVIGGVCVLVLCALTVVLVKWFAIDLALFFRPYCQPSSPNKDSRVYDAYVVYQTHDMDKATEDMLSEFVTKALPCVLEDKAGYRLFLHGRDAIPGEDRLELVEEYIKKSRRLIVILTPGSESEIATTQTSAMEEFDWQVGLHHALVQRDMCVILIQLGETGPQGYTHLPPGLQHLIRKSPPLKWPKGSPDALSWKSRFWKRVRYLMPATPARKYAQSSVV, from the exons ATGAACCCAGGAGAGAAGACCTGTTCTAATCATCCTGTAAGCATCATAGTCTTTGACGTGAGCCATCGAAGAAGCTTGAACCTCACTTATGGAAAggttaaaaacacagacaagaaaaaaaaagtcctttgTCCAGATCCTGTCAAGGACACATGCCAAACATTCACTGGAACCTTCACCTGGTATAAG GACCTCCAGTTCTTACCAGGAGAGCATGATGTGGAGCTGTGGATTGATATGGCCACTAAAAAAGATGAAGGCATCTACACCTGCATGTGTACCTGGACACACAATAACAGAGAGTACAACTCGTCAGGCTCCAGGGAGCTCATAgttccag AAGAGGTAATCCACAAAGATATACAAATCCTCACTCCCACCGATAAGGAGCAGTTTGCAGATGAAG gATCTAGTATTAAGCTCAATTGCTCAATTTTCTGTGGAATTAATGCGAAAAGTAAGTGCGATGCCAGCTGGCTTATGAACGGAAAGCCGGTCAGCCAGAGCAAAGGCTACAGTCAAAGCACCAATAT GGTGATCGAAAGCCCTTCAAAGAACACCATCTCCACCGCCATCCTGACCATCGATAAAGTGTCCGTTGAAGACTTCCAGGCAGAGTTTAAATGTGTCGGTGATGGCTTCTTCACACAAAAAATTACAACTTTGACTCTGAAGCAGAGAG AATCAATAATCCCATTGGTCATTGGAGGAGTATGTGTGTTGGTTTTGTGCGCACTCACCGTTGTGCTGGTCAAGTGGTTTGCTATCGACCTGGCTCTTTTCTTCAGACCATACTGCCAGCCAAGCAGCCCCAATAAAG ATTCAAGAGTGTATGACGCCTATGTGGTCTACCAAACGCATGACATGGACAAAGCCACTGAGGACATGCTGTCTGAATTCGTCACAAAGGCTTTGCCCTGTGTCCTCGAGGATAAGGCCGGATATAGACTCTTCCTGCATGGGAGGGATGCCATACCAGGAGAAG ATCGTctggagctggtggaggaaTACATCAAAAAGAGCAGGAGGCTGATCGTCATTCTCACCCCTGGTTCAGAGTCAGAGATCGCCACCACACAAACCTCAGCAATGGAAGAGTTTGACTGGCAG GTGGGGCTCCATCATGCACTGGTCCAGAGGGACATGTGTGTGATATTGATCCAGCTGGGAGAGACTGGACCGCAGGGATACACACATCTTCCCCCGGGTTTGCAGCACCTGATTCGTAAGAGCCCCCCGCTTAAGTGGCCGAAGGGATCACCGGACGCTTTGTCTTGGAAGTCACGCTTCTGGAAGAGAGTGCGGTACCTGATGCCAGCTACACCTGCCAGGAAATATGCACAGTCTTCTGTTGTATGA